A DNA window from Campylobacter lari contains the following coding sequences:
- a CDS encoding HAD family hydrolase: MINVIFDMDGTLIDSANAIICAVNEIRADLNLEPLKREFILDTINTPGQNYAKIFYGVDTYSHTSFKEGYEKYFIKHYDQSVVLFDGVLEVLEFCKKNDCYLAIATNAPQESLVPILKKQNILLYFDKILGVSYGIEAKPDPMMLRLIADEAKYEKSIFIGDSLKDRLCAKNAKMDYIHISWQKEIKDLDEANDKTTLIEKIQTYIKG, translated from the coding sequence TTGATAAATGTAATTTTTGATATGGATGGCACGCTTATAGATAGTGCTAATGCTATAATATGTGCGGTAAATGAAATAAGAGCGGATTTAAATTTAGAACCTTTAAAAAGAGAGTTTATTTTAGATACTATCAATACTCCTGGACAAAATTATGCTAAGATTTTTTACGGGGTTGATACTTACTCACATACTAGCTTTAAAGAAGGTTATGAGAAGTATTTTATTAAGCATTATGATCAAAGCGTGGTGCTTTTTGATGGTGTGCTTGAGGTTTTGGAATTTTGTAAAAAAAATGATTGCTATTTAGCTATAGCCACAAATGCACCTCAAGAAAGCTTGGTACCTATTTTAAAAAAACAAAACATTCTTTTATATTTTGATAAAATATTAGGTGTTAGTTATGGTATAGAAGCTAAGCCTGATCCTATGATGCTAAGATTAATCGCAGATGAAGCAAAATATGAAAAAAGTATTTTCATAGGCGATAGCTTAAAAGATAGACTTTGTGCTAAAAATGCTAAGATGGATTATATACATATTTCTTGGCAAAAAGAAATTAAAGACTTAGATGAAGCTAACGATAAAACTACTTTAATAGAAAAAATTCAAACTTACATAAAAGGTTAA
- a CDS encoding DUF2018 family protein produces the protein MDIFDEMFVKSPKEKFIETIKYANLGALENVLEKLLADHIAMIELLEKNNLNENDVAQFQMENSLLIDERKNDFYIGLSAEILGHEG, from the coding sequence ATGGATATTTTTGATGAAATGTTTGTAAAAAGCCCTAAAGAAAAATTTATCGAAACAATAAAATATGCAAATTTAGGTGCATTAGAAAATGTTTTAGAAAAATTATTAGCCGATCATATCGCTATGATAGAGCTTTTAGAAAAAAATAATTTAAATGAAAATGATGTAGCGCAATTTCAAATGGAAAATTCACTCTTAATAGATGAGAGAAAAAATGATTTTTATATAGGCTTAAGTGCTGAAATTTTAGGGCATGAGGGTTGA
- a CDS encoding exporting protein: MFNFLKAEVFFDYTYKFTLSKDEKASVKIKEIDYPDEIYYFDFSWTLFDQTNIIVHSRYKKYPRQFVMSLRRNLNWVDQTLVPDYKNPHIDRARLILEFSDFKKGEAIFTIYIEDRDKRLEVEFLDPRKVTLNQN; the protein is encoded by the coding sequence ATGTTTAATTTTTTAAAAGCTGAAGTATTTTTTGATTATACTTATAAATTTACCTTAAGTAAAGATGAAAAAGCAAGTGTAAAAATAAAAGAAATTGATTATCCTGATGAGATTTATTATTTTGACTTTTCATGGACTTTATTTGATCAAACTAATATCATCGTTCATTCAAGGTATAAAAAATACCCTAGGCAATTTGTGATGTCTTTAAGAAGAAATTTAAATTGGGTAGATCAAACTTTAGTGCCTGATTATAAAAATCCACACATAGATAGAGCAAGATTAATACTTGAATTTAGTGATTTTAAAAAAGGTGAGGCTATTTTCACTATCTACATAGAAGATAGAGATAAAAGATTAGAAGTGGAATTTTTAGATCCTAGAAAAGTCACTCTTAATCAAAACTAA